The following are encoded together in the Kribbella sp. CA-293567 genome:
- a CDS encoding NAD(P)/FAD-dependent oxidoreductase, with protein sequence MLPSSALRDAQPRAFWLDDPFAPAAAEPLVDDQRADLAVVGGGYTGLWTALRAKERYPGLDIVVLEASTCGHAASGRNGGFCDSSLTHGFRNGQARWPEELPTLERLGEENLDAIGATIAQYGIDCGWERTGELTVATAPHELADLAEEAEARQALGHHVKLLDAVEVRAEVDSPTYLGALADHSGTALVEPARLVWGLRQACLDLGVRIFEHSPVTGLRGDLLRTATGSIRADRIALATNAFPSLLRRLRLYTVPVYDLVLMTEPLSADQLRSIGWQGRQGVGDASNLFHYYRLTRDNRILWGGYTPLYYFGSRIDPALEQRDGIHELLARHFFATFPQLEGLRFTHRWGGVIDTSTRFCAFFGTASEGRIAYALGYTGLGVAATRFGADVMLDLLYGEKTERTELRMVRERPLPFPPEPVRSAGIHLTRWSMAHADSHAGHRNLWLRTLDRLGLGFDF encoded by the coding sequence GTGCTCCCCTCGTCCGCCCTACGCGACGCTCAGCCGCGCGCCTTCTGGCTGGACGACCCGTTCGCACCCGCGGCCGCGGAACCGCTGGTCGACGACCAGCGCGCCGATCTCGCCGTCGTCGGTGGCGGCTACACCGGCCTGTGGACGGCGCTTCGGGCCAAGGAGCGGTACCCCGGTCTGGACATCGTGGTCCTGGAAGCGTCGACCTGCGGACACGCAGCGAGCGGACGCAACGGTGGCTTCTGCGACTCCAGCCTGACGCACGGCTTTCGCAACGGCCAGGCGCGTTGGCCGGAGGAGCTGCCGACCTTGGAGCGCCTCGGCGAGGAGAACCTGGACGCGATCGGCGCCACGATCGCGCAGTACGGGATCGACTGTGGCTGGGAGCGCACCGGTGAGCTGACGGTCGCGACGGCGCCGCACGAGTTGGCAGACCTCGCCGAAGAGGCTGAAGCTCGCCAGGCTCTCGGTCATCACGTCAAGCTCCTCGACGCGGTCGAGGTCCGCGCAGAGGTCGATTCCCCCACCTACCTAGGAGCCCTGGCCGACCATTCCGGTACGGCGCTGGTCGAGCCGGCCCGACTCGTCTGGGGACTGCGACAGGCCTGTCTCGACCTCGGCGTACGGATCTTCGAGCACTCGCCAGTCACCGGACTGCGCGGAGATTTGTTGCGCACGGCAACAGGATCGATCCGGGCCGACCGGATTGCCCTGGCCACCAACGCCTTCCCGTCCTTGCTGCGGCGACTACGCCTCTACACGGTGCCGGTCTACGACCTGGTGCTGATGACCGAGCCGCTGTCGGCTGACCAATTGAGATCGATCGGCTGGCAGGGAAGGCAGGGCGTGGGCGACGCGTCGAATCTCTTCCACTACTACCGGCTCACCCGCGACAACCGCATCCTGTGGGGCGGCTACACCCCGCTCTACTACTTCGGCAGCCGGATCGACCCGGCTCTGGAGCAGCGCGACGGCATCCACGAACTGCTCGCCCGGCACTTCTTCGCGACCTTCCCGCAGCTGGAAGGACTGCGCTTCACCCACCGCTGGGGTGGCGTGATCGACACCAGTACACGTTTCTGCGCCTTCTTCGGTACTGCGTCCGAAGGGCGGATCGCCTACGCGCTCGGGTACACCGGCCTCGGTGTGGCCGCCACCCGCTTCGGCGCCGACGTGATGCTCGACCTCCTGTACGGCGAGAAGACCGAGCGCACCGAACTCAGGATGGTTCGCGAGCGCCCGCTGCCCTTCCCGCCGGAGCCGGTCCGTTCCGCCGGTATCCACCTGACCCGCTGGTCGATGGCCCACGCGGACTCCCACGCGGGCCATCGCAACCTCTGGCTCAGAACCCTCGACCGCCTGGGCCTCGGCTTCGACTTCTGA
- a CDS encoding Lrp/AsnC family transcriptional regulator, with protein MTARTGNPDKNAVLLDDTAKAIIRELQLDGRKSYAAIGKAVGLSEAAVRQRVQRLTEAGIMQVVAVTDPLEMGFARQAMIGIKSEGALEPIAEALAAMDEIEYVVITAGSFDLLAEVLCESDEQLLRVLSERVRSIPGVKGTETFVYLKLVKQTYSWGVR; from the coding sequence GTGACCGCACGCACGGGGAACCCCGACAAGAACGCAGTACTGCTCGACGACACCGCCAAGGCGATCATCCGCGAGCTGCAGCTGGACGGGCGCAAGTCGTACGCCGCGATCGGCAAAGCGGTCGGGTTGTCCGAGGCCGCGGTCCGGCAGCGCGTCCAGCGGCTGACCGAGGCGGGGATCATGCAGGTGGTCGCGGTCACCGATCCGCTGGAGATGGGGTTCGCCCGGCAGGCGATGATCGGGATCAAGTCCGAGGGGGCGCTGGAGCCGATCGCCGAAGCGCTGGCCGCGATGGACGAGATCGAGTACGTGGTGATCACGGCCGGCTCGTTCGACCTGCTGGCCGAGGTGCTCTGTGAGAGCGACGAACAGTTGCTGCGGGTGCTGTCGGAGCGGGTGCGGTCGATCCCCGGGGTCAAGGGAACCGAGACTTTCGTTTACCTGAAGCTGGTCAAGCAGACGTACTCGTGGGGTGTGCGCTGA
- a CDS encoding GntR family transcriptional regulator — protein sequence MNSSLPGKAAEIRALLLSLIDTLPEGAALPPERELSVRWNVARMTLRRAVDELVIEELLVRRHGSGTYTARPKVTKWLGMMGFSEDLRRRGMRPGSRMLEFRRTKAERPAARRLRIPVGDPVVTFTRLRLADETPMAVERTTLPGSYVPGLEAEDLNGSLYDLLTSRYGIELGSGTSKLEPVMPDAKTAGWLGIPGTQPCLALHGVSFDRRERVFEYTSAVFRGDRYAFTAELRTAPTVRANAKGI from the coding sequence ATGAACAGTTCGCTGCCCGGCAAGGCCGCTGAGATCCGGGCGCTGTTGCTCAGTCTGATCGACACCCTGCCGGAAGGTGCCGCGCTGCCGCCGGAGCGGGAGCTGTCGGTGCGGTGGAACGTCGCGCGGATGACGCTGCGGCGGGCGGTCGACGAGTTGGTGATCGAGGAACTGCTGGTCCGGCGGCACGGCAGTGGCACCTACACCGCCCGGCCGAAGGTGACCAAGTGGCTCGGGATGATGGGGTTCTCCGAGGACCTCCGGCGGCGCGGCATGCGGCCGGGGAGCCGGATGCTGGAGTTCCGCCGGACGAAGGCCGAGCGGCCGGCGGCTCGGCGGTTGCGGATCCCGGTCGGCGACCCGGTGGTCACGTTCACCCGGCTCCGGCTCGCCGACGAGACGCCGATGGCAGTCGAGCGTACGACGCTGCCGGGCAGCTACGTGCCGGGACTCGAAGCCGAAGACCTGAACGGTTCGCTGTACGACCTGCTGACCAGCCGCTACGGCATCGAGCTGGGCAGCGGTACGTCGAAACTCGAGCCGGTGATGCCCGACGCCAAGACCGCCGGCTGGCTCGGCATCCCTGGCACGCAGCCATGCCTCGCGTTGCACGGCGTCAGCTTCGACCGCCGCGAGCGCGTCTTCGAGTACACCTCCGCCGTCTTCCGCGGCGACCGCTACGCGTTCACCGCCGAGCTCCGGACGGCGCCGACCGTGCGGGCGAACGCGAAGGGCATCTAG
- a CDS encoding ABC transporter ATP-binding protein, translated as MTTAGTSDLVLRGISKQFAGHRAVHELDLTVPQGEFFALLGPSGCGKTTTLRMVAGLEEPTSGTISLGEQNITRLRPYQRPVNTVFQNYALFPHLDIFENVAFGLRRRKVKEVGPKVEEMLALVELGAYGKRKPSQLSGGQQQRVALARALINRPQVLLLDEPLGALDLKLRRQMQLELKRIQTEVGITFVHVTHDQEEAMTMADTIAVMNGGVIEQQGSPAELYDLPATTFVANFLGQSNLVRAAIVGQADDHLVVDIQGSKVLVPVPRCRVTEGEVWLGIRPEKVFLAPAGTEEDAGSNVLRAAVVTDVSYIGVSTQYLAKLPWGAELTVFEQNTGARAALKVGDRVDLHWQPAHTFVLDAAQDAKAGVEDIADAG; from the coding sequence ATGACCACTGCCGGGACCAGCGATCTGGTACTCCGTGGCATCAGCAAACAGTTCGCCGGCCATCGTGCCGTGCACGAACTGGACCTGACCGTGCCGCAGGGTGAGTTCTTCGCACTGCTCGGCCCGTCCGGCTGCGGCAAGACCACGACGCTGCGGATGGTCGCCGGACTGGAGGAGCCGACCAGCGGGACGATCAGCCTGGGCGAGCAGAACATCACCCGGCTGCGCCCGTACCAGCGTCCGGTCAACACGGTCTTCCAGAACTACGCGCTCTTCCCGCACCTGGACATCTTCGAGAACGTCGCCTTCGGCCTGCGTCGCCGCAAGGTCAAGGAAGTCGGGCCGAAGGTCGAAGAGATGCTCGCCCTGGTCGAACTGGGGGCCTACGGCAAGCGAAAGCCCAGCCAGCTGTCCGGTGGCCAGCAGCAACGGGTCGCGCTGGCCCGCGCGCTGATCAACCGCCCGCAGGTGCTACTGCTCGACGAGCCGCTCGGCGCGCTGGATCTCAAGCTCAGAAGGCAGATGCAGCTCGAGCTGAAGCGGATCCAGACCGAGGTCGGGATCACCTTCGTGCACGTCACGCACGACCAGGAAGAAGCGATGACGATGGCCGACACGATCGCGGTGATGAACGGCGGCGTGATCGAGCAGCAGGGGTCGCCGGCCGAGCTGTACGACCTGCCGGCCACCACCTTCGTCGCCAACTTCCTCGGCCAGTCCAACCTGGTCCGCGCGGCCATCGTCGGGCAGGCCGACGACCACCTCGTGGTCGACATCCAGGGCAGCAAGGTGCTCGTGCCGGTACCGCGCTGCCGGGTGACCGAGGGCGAGGTGTGGCTGGGGATCAGACCGGAGAAGGTCTTCCTCGCCCCGGCCGGCACCGAGGAGGATGCCGGCTCCAACGTACTGCGGGCCGCGGTGGTGACCGATGTCAGCTACATCGGCGTCAGTACGCAGTACCTGGCGAAGCTGCCATGGGGAGCGGAGCTGACCGTGTTCGAGCAGAACACCGGCGCGCGAGCCGCGCTGAAGGTCGGCGACCGGGTGGATCTGCACTGGCAGCCCGCCCACACGTTCGTGCTCGACGCCGCCCAGGACGCGAAGGCCGGTGTCGAGGACATCGCGGACGCGGGATGA
- a CDS encoding alpha-galactosidase — MAVGPRRLAPAVPRFDHFSTFQLHGHRLIRSSLEGLTGLTDFIRTSGHRPGVWVAPFVAGSDSQMLRRHPDWAGQSIGTGRNQEIHALDLTNDDVRSHLVEVFTELARYFDHFTLDHLFAGALSGLPLYRETLAQLRAAVGDAYLVGSRAPILPTVGLVDAMRVGPDIAPHYAPLTDDLSAASQQSATLTTTGRAWQHDRFWVNDPDSLIAHPSVERRADWAETITHHGGLRTTSDKLQSLDGWALEITKTLLASTPPPTPFPSLS, encoded by the coding sequence CTGGCAGTCGGGCCTCGGCGACTGGCTCCGGCCGTCCCGCGATTCGATCACTTCAGTACTTTCCAGCTCCACGGTCACCGGCTGATCAGGTCGTCGCTGGAAGGTCTGACCGGGCTCACCGACTTCATCCGTACGTCGGGCCACCGGCCGGGCGTCTGGGTCGCGCCGTTCGTTGCCGGCTCTGACAGCCAGATGCTCCGCCGGCATCCCGACTGGGCCGGCCAGTCGATCGGTACCGGCCGGAACCAGGAGATCCACGCGCTCGACCTGACCAACGATGACGTCCGGTCCCATCTGGTCGAGGTGTTCACCGAACTGGCGCGCTATTTCGACCACTTCACACTCGACCACCTCTTCGCCGGCGCCCTCTCCGGCCTGCCGCTCTACCGCGAGACCCTCGCCCAGCTCCGCGCGGCCGTCGGCGACGCCTACCTGGTCGGCTCCCGCGCACCGATCCTCCCGACGGTCGGCCTGGTCGACGCGATGCGTGTCGGCCCCGACATCGCACCGCACTACGCGCCCCTGACCGACGACCTCTCCGCCGCGTCCCAGCAGTCCGCCACCCTCACCACCACCGGCCGAGCCTGGCAACACGACCGCTTCTGGGTCAACGACCCCGACTCCCTGATCGCCCACCCCTCTGTAGAACGCCGAGCCGACTGGGCCGAAACGATCACCCATCACGGTGGTCTCCGCACCACCTCGGACAAACTCCAGTCCCTCGACGGCTGGGCCCTGGAGATCACCAAAACACTCCTGGCCTCCACTCCACCCCCCACCCCGTTCCCATCGCTCTCCTGA
- a CDS encoding ABC transporter permease: protein MSALTQLPAATAEKPQRQGRRFTAYLLLLPGGLWLLLFFVVPIVTLLAASLYDPDGSIEAGFSMTWSFHNYVDALADYARPFGRSLWYALLTTAFCLLLGYPLAYAIAFKAGRWKNFLLALVIAPFFTSFLIRTLSWKLLLSDNGFVVDALKAVRILGSDGRLLATTAAVVTGLTYNFLPFMILPLYASLEKIDHRLIEAGGDLFAGPVTTFRTVTLPLSMPGVVAGTLLTFIPAAGDYINAQLLGTPRQRMIGNDIQRLFAAGAYPTAAALSVTLMAAIVVLVLFYVRRAGTEDLV, encoded by the coding sequence ATGAGCGCGCTGACCCAGCTTCCGGCGGCCACGGCCGAGAAGCCGCAACGCCAGGGGCGCCGGTTCACGGCGTACCTGCTGCTGCTTCCGGGTGGGCTTTGGCTGTTGCTGTTCTTCGTCGTACCGATCGTGACGCTGCTCGCGGCCAGTCTCTACGACCCCGACGGCTCGATCGAGGCCGGCTTCTCGATGACGTGGAGCTTCCACAACTACGTGGACGCGCTGGCCGACTATGCCAGACCCTTCGGCCGGTCGCTCTGGTATGCCTTGCTCACCACGGCCTTCTGCCTGCTGCTCGGCTATCCCCTCGCCTACGCGATCGCGTTCAAGGCCGGCCGCTGGAAGAACTTCCTGCTGGCGTTGGTGATCGCGCCGTTCTTCACCAGCTTCCTGATCCGCACGCTGTCGTGGAAGCTGCTGCTCAGCGACAACGGCTTCGTCGTGGACGCCCTGAAGGCAGTGCGCATCCTCGGCTCGGACGGTCGCCTGCTGGCCACGACGGCGGCGGTGGTGACCGGGCTGACCTACAACTTCCTGCCGTTCATGATCCTGCCGCTCTACGCCAGCCTGGAGAAGATCGACCATCGGCTGATCGAGGCGGGCGGTGACCTCTTCGCCGGGCCGGTCACCACCTTCCGCACGGTGACGCTGCCGCTGTCGATGCCCGGGGTGGTGGCCGGCACCCTGCTGACCTTCATCCCTGCGGCCGGCGACTACATCAACGCCCAGCTCCTCGGTACGCCGAGACAACGGATGATCGGCAACGACATCCAGCGTCTCTTCGCGGCCGGTGCCTACCCGACGGCAGCCGCCCTCTCGGTCACGCTGATGGCGGCCATCGTCGTCCTCGTCCTCTTCTACGTACGCCGCGCCGGAACGGAGGACCTGGTATGA
- a CDS encoding NAD(P)/FAD-dependent oxidoreductase gives MGCALILWSAASAVDRPALAGDRDADVAIVGAGYTGLWTAYYLAKADPSLRIVVLEAETVGFGASGRNGGWCSALFPVSSQRLAAMPGGGRDGAIAMHRAMQASVNEVGLVSAAEGIDCDYHKGGTIVLARSAAQLARARAEVAEAAEWGPGDLRFLEPDEVATKVRATKVLGATFTPHCAAIHPGKLVRGLAAVVEGLGVTIYERTPVVSISAGQAVTQYGVLRAEVVVRATEGFTPSLAGESRTLAPVYSLMVATEPLPEATWRRIGLADRPTFSDHRHLVIYGQRTADGRLAFGGRGAPYHFGSRVKPSFDSEPRVFAALKATLRELFDGLEDVAFTHAWGGALGVPRDWCASVGIDHQTGLAWAGGYVGDGVSTTNLAGRTLTDLILRRDTRLIHLPWVDHRSPRWEPEPLRWLGINAGLRAMTAADAEERVTRRDSRIARLMGPLLGG, from the coding sequence GTGGGGTGTGCGCTGATTCTGTGGAGCGCCGCGTCCGCCGTCGACCGGCCGGCGCTGGCGGGTGACCGGGATGCCGACGTCGCGATCGTCGGCGCGGGGTACACGGGGTTGTGGACGGCCTACTACCTGGCCAAGGCCGATCCTTCGTTGCGGATCGTGGTGCTCGAGGCCGAGACCGTCGGGTTCGGCGCGTCGGGTCGCAACGGGGGCTGGTGTTCGGCGCTGTTTCCGGTGTCGTCGCAGCGGCTGGCCGCGATGCCGGGAGGCGGACGTGACGGCGCGATCGCGATGCACCGGGCGATGCAGGCGTCGGTGAACGAGGTTGGGCTGGTGAGCGCGGCGGAGGGGATCGACTGCGACTACCACAAGGGCGGAACGATCGTGCTGGCCCGGAGCGCTGCGCAGTTGGCCCGCGCGCGAGCTGAGGTTGCCGAAGCTGCTGAGTGGGGGCCGGGGGATCTGCGGTTCCTGGAGCCGGACGAGGTGGCCACCAAGGTGCGCGCAACGAAGGTGCTGGGGGCAACGTTCACCCCGCACTGCGCGGCGATCCATCCCGGCAAGCTGGTGCGTGGGCTCGCGGCTGTCGTCGAGGGGCTCGGGGTGACGATCTACGAACGTACGCCGGTGGTCTCGATCTCCGCTGGACAGGCGGTGACGCAGTACGGCGTACTGCGGGCCGAGGTTGTCGTCCGGGCGACGGAGGGGTTCACGCCTTCGCTGGCTGGGGAATCGCGGACCTTGGCGCCGGTGTACTCGTTGATGGTGGCGACGGAGCCGTTGCCTGAGGCAACTTGGCGGCGGATCGGGCTGGCTGATCGGCCGACGTTCAGCGATCATCGGCATCTGGTGATCTACGGGCAGCGGACGGCGGACGGGCGGCTGGCCTTCGGTGGACGCGGTGCGCCGTACCACTTCGGGTCGCGAGTCAAGCCCTCCTTCGACTCCGAGCCGCGCGTTTTCGCTGCACTGAAGGCGACGTTGCGGGAGCTGTTCGACGGATTGGAGGACGTTGCCTTCACGCACGCGTGGGGCGGAGCGCTCGGCGTACCGCGGGACTGGTGCGCGTCGGTCGGGATCGACCACCAGACGGGGTTGGCTTGGGCCGGGGGTTATGTCGGTGACGGTGTGAGTACGACGAACCTCGCCGGCCGCACGCTGACGGACCTGATCCTCCGCCGCGACACCCGGCTGATCCATCTCCCGTGGGTGGACCACCGTTCCCCGCGGTGGGAGCCGGAACCGCTGCGCTGGCTGGGGATCAACGCGGGATTGCGCGCGATGACGGCGGCTGACGCGGAGGAGCGGGTGACGCGCCGGGACAGCCGGATCGCGCGATTGATGGGTCCGTTGCTGGGTGGTTGA
- a CDS encoding ABC transporter permease, whose translation MTRPSLTGLGRWIGRHLILFLGLLVLLYLFAPIFVVILMSFNAPKSKLSYTFDGFTWDNWQHPCRPSGLCDAVGVSLQIGLASTVVATGLGTLMAFAMVRRRFRGRSGTNLFIFLPMASPEIVLGSSLLALFVSAGFGGRLGFWTILIAHVMFCLSFVVVTVKARLTGMDSRLEQAAMDLYANEWQTFWRITFPLVFPGILAAALLSFSLSFDDFIITNLNAGTTVTFPMFVWGSAQRDIPPQINVIGTAMFLLSLVLVLGGELARRRRNARAR comes from the coding sequence ATGACCAGGCCGAGTCTGACCGGGCTGGGCCGCTGGATCGGCCGGCACCTGATCCTCTTCCTCGGACTGCTCGTGCTGCTGTACCTCTTCGCGCCGATCTTCGTCGTCATCCTGATGTCGTTCAACGCGCCGAAGAGCAAGCTCTCCTACACCTTCGACGGCTTCACCTGGGACAACTGGCAGCATCCGTGCCGTCCGTCCGGACTCTGCGACGCGGTCGGCGTCAGCCTGCAGATCGGACTGGCCTCGACCGTGGTGGCGACGGGGCTGGGCACGCTGATGGCGTTCGCGATGGTCCGCCGCCGGTTCCGCGGCCGGTCCGGGACCAACCTGTTCATCTTCCTGCCGATGGCCTCACCGGAGATCGTGCTCGGCTCTTCGCTGCTCGCGTTGTTCGTCTCCGCCGGCTTCGGTGGCCGGCTCGGCTTCTGGACGATCCTGATCGCGCACGTGATGTTCTGCCTGTCGTTCGTCGTCGTCACGGTGAAGGCGCGGCTGACGGGGATGGACTCGCGGCTCGAACAGGCGGCGATGGACCTGTACGCCAACGAGTGGCAGACGTTCTGGCGGATCACCTTCCCGCTGGTCTTCCCCGGCATCCTGGCCGCGGCGCTGCTCAGCTTCTCGCTGTCCTTCGACGACTTCATCATCACCAACCTGAACGCCGGCACCACGGTGACGTTCCCGATGTTCGTCTGGGGATCGGCGCAGCGCGACATCCCGCCACAGATCAACGTGATCGGTACGGCGATGTTCCTGCTCTCCCTGGTGCTCGTGCTCGGCGGCGAACTCGCCCGCCGCAGGCGGAACGCCCGCGCCCGGTGA
- a CDS encoding aspartate aminotransferase family protein, with translation MMPSDALDDADFARLQQSSRDHLWMHFTRMGSYQTSEVPIIVRGDGAYIYDARGKRYLDGLAGLFVSQLGHGRTELAEAAAKQASELAFMPLWSYAHPKAIELAERLAGYAPGDLNRIFFTSGGGEAVETAWKLAKNYFRLTGKPMKHKVISRAIAYHGTTHGALSITGLPELKQQFEPLVPSTFRVPNTNLYRAPIHADDSIAFGRWAADQIAVAIENEGPDTVAAVFLEPVQNAGGCFPPPPGYFERVREICDQYDVLLVSDEVICAFGRLGHMFGAERYGYQPDMITCAKGLTSGYSPLGAMIASDRLMEPFLRENASFAHGYTFGGHPVSAAVALTNLDIFERENINEHVRDTEGEFRATLEKLLDLPLVGDVRGDGYFYGIELVKDKATKETFDNEESERLLRGFLSKALLDAGLYCRADDRGDPVIQLSPPLICDQTHFDEMEQILRAVLTEAESKL, from the coding sequence ATGATGCCGTCCGACGCCCTTGACGACGCCGACTTCGCCCGTCTGCAGCAGTCTTCGCGCGACCACCTCTGGATGCATTTCACCAGGATGGGCAGCTACCAGACGTCCGAGGTCCCGATCATCGTCCGCGGCGACGGGGCCTACATCTACGACGCCCGCGGCAAGCGCTACCTGGACGGCCTGGCCGGGCTGTTCGTCAGCCAACTGGGCCACGGCCGCACCGAGCTCGCCGAGGCGGCGGCCAAGCAGGCTTCGGAGCTCGCCTTCATGCCGCTGTGGTCCTACGCGCACCCGAAGGCGATCGAACTGGCGGAACGACTGGCCGGCTACGCGCCGGGCGACCTGAACCGGATCTTCTTCACCAGCGGTGGCGGCGAGGCGGTCGAGACCGCCTGGAAGCTGGCGAAGAACTACTTCCGGCTGACCGGCAAGCCGATGAAGCACAAGGTGATCAGCCGCGCGATCGCCTACCACGGCACCACCCACGGCGCGCTCTCGATCACCGGCCTGCCGGAGCTCAAGCAGCAGTTCGAGCCGCTGGTGCCGAGCACCTTCCGGGTGCCGAACACGAACCTCTACCGCGCCCCGATCCACGCCGACGACTCGATCGCGTTCGGTCGCTGGGCCGCCGACCAGATCGCCGTCGCGATCGAGAACGAGGGCCCCGACACCGTCGCCGCCGTCTTCCTGGAGCCGGTGCAGAACGCGGGCGGCTGCTTCCCGCCGCCGCCCGGCTACTTCGAGCGGGTCCGTGAGATCTGCGACCAGTACGACGTCCTGCTGGTCAGCGACGAGGTGATCTGCGCCTTCGGCCGGCTCGGCCACATGTTCGGCGCCGAGCGGTACGGCTACCAGCCGGACATGATCACCTGCGCGAAGGGCCTCACCTCGGGCTACTCGCCGCTGGGCGCGATGATCGCCTCGGACCGGCTGATGGAGCCGTTCCTGCGGGAGAACGCGTCGTTCGCGCACGGCTACACCTTCGGCGGCCATCCGGTCTCCGCGGCCGTCGCGCTCACCAACCTCGACATCTTCGAGCGGGAGAACATCAACGAGCACGTCCGGGACACCGAGGGGGAGTTCCGCGCGACGCTCGAGAAGCTGCTCGACCTGCCGCTGGTCGGCGACGTCCGGGGTGACGGGTACTTCTACGGGATCGAACTGGTCAAGGACAAGGCGACCAAGGAGACCTTCGACAACGAGGAGTCCGAGCGGCTGCTGCGCGGCTTCCTCTCCAAGGCGCTGCTCGACGCCGGTCTGTACTGCCGCGCCGACGACCGCGGCGATCCCGTCATCCAGCTGTCGCCGCCGCTGATCTGCGACCAGACCCACTTCGACGAGATGGAGCAGATCCTCCGCGCGGTGCTCACCGAGGCGGAGTCCAAGCTCTGA
- a CDS encoding polyamine ABC transporter substrate-binding protein, producing the protein MSPRPQPAVGRRTVLRGAALGLGMGGLLSACGIPAAKQSAGSCLSTDRSGTEKTLIFSNWPSYMDESEEQVNGRTVLPTLADFEQQSGVKVTYTADVNDNSEFYAKVRDQLGSCQPCGRDIFVLTDWMAARTVGLGWIQQLDHSKIPNVDKNLLAQLKAPRWDPDRDYSVPWQTGLTGIAYNAKYTKEVGSYADLLSRGDLKGKITLLSEMPDTMSFMLRLDGADPGKFDDAAWSKALDRLSGYVASGQIRRFTGNDYVQDLNAGNIVACEAWSGDVLALQADNPDIKFVVPEEGLGLWSDNMLVPNKATHKANAEALMNYYYDPEVAATLAAWVNYICPVEGAREAMEKVDPELVDSPLIFPDRTVLDRTFAFMPLDTAKAKLYETDFNLAIGG; encoded by the coding sequence ATGAGCCCTCGTCCGCAGCCCGCCGTCGGGCGCCGGACCGTCCTCCGGGGCGCCGCGCTCGGCCTGGGGATGGGCGGGCTGCTCTCCGCCTGCGGCATTCCGGCGGCCAAGCAGAGCGCCGGCAGTTGCCTGAGCACCGACAGGTCGGGGACCGAGAAGACACTGATCTTCTCCAACTGGCCCAGCTACATGGACGAGTCGGAGGAGCAGGTCAACGGCCGGACCGTGCTGCCGACCCTGGCCGACTTCGAGCAGCAGTCCGGCGTGAAGGTCACCTACACCGCCGACGTCAACGACAACTCCGAGTTCTACGCGAAGGTGCGCGACCAGCTCGGCTCCTGCCAGCCCTGTGGCCGCGACATCTTCGTGCTGACCGACTGGATGGCCGCCCGCACGGTCGGGCTCGGCTGGATCCAGCAGCTCGACCACAGCAAGATCCCCAACGTCGACAAGAACCTGCTCGCGCAACTGAAGGCGCCGCGCTGGGATCCCGACCGCGACTACAGCGTGCCGTGGCAGACCGGCCTGACCGGAATCGCCTACAACGCGAAGTACACCAAGGAGGTCGGCAGTTACGCCGACCTGCTCAGCCGCGGCGATCTCAAGGGCAAGATCACGCTGCTGTCCGAGATGCCCGACACGATGTCGTTCATGCTCCGGCTGGACGGCGCCGACCCGGGCAAGTTCGACGACGCCGCCTGGAGCAAGGCGCTCGACCGGCTCAGCGGGTACGTCGCCTCCGGGCAGATCCGCCGCTTCACCGGCAACGACTACGTGCAGGACCTGAACGCCGGCAACATCGTCGCCTGCGAAGCCTGGTCCGGTGACGTGCTCGCGTTGCAGGCCGACAACCCCGACATCAAGTTCGTCGTGCCCGAAGAAGGTCTGGGGCTCTGGTCGGACAACATGCTGGTGCCCAACAAGGCGACGCACAAGGCCAACGCCGAGGCGCTGATGAACTACTACTACGACCCCGAGGTGGCCGCCACGCTGGCCGCCTGGGTGAACTACATCTGTCCGGTCGAGGGCGCCCGGGAGGCGATGGAGAAGGTCGATCCCGAGCTGGTCGACAGCCCGCTGATCTTCCCCGACCGGACCGTGCTGGACCGGACCTTCGCGTTCATGCCGCTGGACACGGCCAAGGCGAAGCTCTACGAAACCGACTTCAACCTCGCGATCGGGGGCTGA